From the genome of Amyelois transitella isolate CPQ chromosome 14, ilAmyTran1.1, whole genome shotgun sequence:
AAATTGGGAGCAGGTTCTTTTCAAGAATCCTAGTgctttattagattttttaactatatgaTTAATATGATTTTCATAAGTCATTTTTGAGTCGTGAATAATACCCAAGTCACGAATTTCTTCCACTTTTTTTAACTCTTGACCTTTCAAATCATACTTGAAATCAATAGGTTTAATCTTTCTCGTAAAAGATATACTGAGACATTTGTTAACATTTAAATCTAATCTATTGATTGCACAATAATCGTCTAATCTACTGAGATCTTCCTGTAATAGCTCACAATCAAATATGTTATCAATTTGTTTATAGATTTTCATGTCATCAGCGTATAGAAGTATGtgtgaattaataaaacaggttttaatgtcattaatgaaaatgttaaaaagtaGTGGCCCTAATAAAGAGCCCTGAGGGACTCCTGATGGTATGCTTCGCCAGGTAGACGTGAAACCATTAACAGTTACAGCCTGAGAACGATTTTCAATGTATGAAGTGAACCATCTAAATAGGTTGCCATGAATTCCCGCAAAAAGAAGTTTTTGTAGTAACTTTGTATGGTCAATGCGGTCAAAAGCTTTACTATAGTCCGTAAATATAGCATCAACCTGGCCTCCACCATCCATActtaaagaaacaaaatcaataaaattaagaagatTAGTTGTGGTGGACCGTTGTTTTAGGAAACCGTGTTGCTCTTCAATGAATAATGATGATAACACATTATAAACTTGAGTGTGTACcagtttttcaaatattttcataaaaatacataatttagaaATCTGTCTGTAATTCTTTATGTCACTTTTGCTACCACTCTTGTGAATAGGCGTGATGAAAGCGCGTTTCCATATTCTAGGCACTAAGCCTTCTTCGATTGATCTAGTAAAGAGGATTGTCAGTGGTCGAATTAGGGCACTCGCACAACCtttaatgaattttgaatcaatgTGATCCGGTCCTGCCCCTTTGTTAACGTCTAAAGATTTCAATAGTTTGAAAAGTGTGTCGGGATTAATTTCAATATCGCATACAGAAAATCCATGAGATGGAAGATCTTCTTTACCATGCGGGTTAGAATTATTAACACTGGTATTGGATGGACTCGAGAGGAAGGTAGAAGAGAAATAATCAGCAAAGAGATTGGATACATCTTCACCGGTATAAGCGGTATTATCCTCGTAATGTAATGCTGAAGGAAGTGAATTAGAACAAttcttatttgattttataaatgaccAAAATAATTTAGGTTGATTGATTAGCGCTTCTtctgtttgttttaaataattatcataacATTCTTGCTCTAACCTTTTACCTCTTTCTCTTAATAAATGGTATGTATCACGGTCAGCTGTATTTCCATATACTTTGtatttcttgaaatatttaaatttttccttaAGCAATTTATTTAGAGGTGAAGTGTACCAAGaaggaaacaggcgtgatatCAACATTTTTCGTGGTACGTATTTATCTctaatgtaatataaatatttgtaaaaaacatCTACTGCCTCTTCTAGGGTGTTATTGTACAAAATCGAATCCCAATCCATTTCATCAAGCGATGAATTTATGACGTCAAAATTAGCTTTGTCAAAGGAGTACTTACATCTCGGTTTACTTTTAAGCATACCATCACGTGAgaagtttatataaatttctagTGATTTATGATGGGGATCTTCTGGTACTAGAGGATCGTTGGCAGATGAAGTAATATTTATCCTTTCCATGCTACACAATACGTAGTCGAGAATGCGATTATTGGtgctatttttaatgaaattaaattgtttaaagttGCATTCCACTaatgtgttaaaaaatataaattgttcttCACCCGTTATCCCACTTGGTTGCAGGCTGCAGCAATCGCCACGCCAATCTACATTAGGCAAGTTAAAGTCAcccataattaaaaatgagtCATTAGGGCACGAGTTGTAAATAGAAGAAATTTTCTCGGAGAAGTTTCtcaattgtaaattaaaagaattacCAAAATTTTCCTTACACAGATAAACTGTACACAcgtgtaatttattaaagatcctattttggtttttagtgTTAGAGGTTATGGTAACCCATACATCTTCGGCTGATGAATGCCATTCAGGCCGTTCAACAGCCGCTAAATCACGATGAACCGCAAGAAGAACTCCACCACCGTATTGTTGCCCTGTCCTTTTATAATTCCTATCGCGCCTAAAAACAACATACCGTTTATCAAACAGCTCGCTACTGCCTATCTCATCCATCAACCAGGTTTCCGTCAAGgaaataatatcaaaagaattttgaaggagatttcttttaaaaaaatgtgtcttTGTACGTAGCCCCCGCGTATTctgataaaatacatttaactcATTAGAGCACATgatgtgataataatatataaaaactcaAGTGAAACCTTATAACTGAgaaaacataaattgtaggcatatattttaaaaatactagtatatataaatttaatatttcttatatttattgaccaacgaaataattgaaaatacaatATCAGGATATTAAACtgcattatattatgtatgataACTGAGAAAACTACGGGCCGACGCAATTTCGTAATACATAACGGTACATTGTTATCGTAAGGCAGTggtatgcaaaaaaataaatacaagcgTATGACGGTCGTGCACAATGTCAGCCTACCCCCAAGCAATAACCAACCGATAAGCAAATCGGCACAGCTAAATGATTGGAATGCAAGCGCGGTTCTCAAACTGTTTACATATAATAGAGAGTAGAAAAATGAATGATAATTTGTGTATAGTTTGGTgtagaaaaatgaatattgGAGGACAATAAACAATGAGATTTTTATTGGAAAGtaataacttatattattttcgttAGATCTTTTTCGTTCTTTATAAGGAAAATAGGCGATGTATCTGACTTCCGGGCCATTATTTTCGAGTGCTTCACCCAGATGTAGCGAAAATCCTTTTCACGGGCTAGTGTTCTTGCTTTGTTTAATAGGGTTTTGTTCTTCAAAGTGAGATGATCATTAACATAAACCGGCCCCGACGCAGCAAAGCCCAGGTTGGAAAGCGTCAGCTGTTTACATTTTCGTGCAGACGCCACCAGATTCTCTTTGATGTACCGATTATTGAAGGCAATTACAATTGATTTCTCCGCACCTGCAATTCTAGTTGGTATTCTTGCTATATAGTTTATATCCTCCCTCCTAACAGGGTAGTCGCATAATTCACCGATTCTTTGAGCAAACTCGTAGAGgttttcattcttttttagagGAATCCCACGAATCTCCACATTATTGGCACGTGCCCACTGGTCCCTATCCTCAATATCCtgatttaatttgataatctCATCCTGTAAGGCAGGAACCAAGTCAGCTATCCTTTCAACGTGTGATACTCTGGCATCCAAGTCCGCGACTGTCTTCGTGAGGTTTTCCATAGTATCGTGCGCCATTTCAACAGATACTTTCAAATCGGAAACTTccgtttttataattttcacgtCTTCTATAAGAGTTTTCAAAGGTACAAGTTGGAAAGCAATCTGATTAAGCTGTTCCTGGATTCTGTCTAACTGCGTAGGCATAGGGGAGGTTGAAGTAAGCGAAGGTGACGAGCCAGACTTGCATGTAGGACATCGCCAAACATTTTTCCGCTCACCCAATTTCCTATAGCCATTCTCCGAGATGCCGGCACAACCAAAATCATACTGCAACCTACAAGCACTGCAAACTGGTCCATCCGTATGTTTGAGCTTACAGCTTGCGCACGCAAACATCGTGACAAATcgaatttacaaataataacaaaccAGCGCGTGCGTTCTCAAACGCTAACGAGTGATGACTGTTATGACTGTTACTTATGTTTGAAGATAGTATTCGCTATTGTAACTCTTTCTTTAGgtaccaatttttttgttttattttcttttaaaaatatacattgttATAGTAACTTACTAGTTACTCTAGGTaagcttaattttatttctcacAACTAAGTAGATCAGTTTCATCACTTTGCTCAGTAAATTTGGCTAGCATTGTACAGCTAGTGTTTCCAATACTTACCAGGAaactctattttttttttcttttaattattaaatatattttcgacTCTAGCTTTGTCTGAAGACATTTACTTAGATTCATATTCTCAATTTTGCCATTCTTGATATATATTACCTTATCTTCTCATATAATGTAACAACAATAGTGTTAAACATAGTTGTGTTCGTGTAGGTCAGTGACATGACGTTTACTACGTGTTTAACAATGTTgcattacaaaacaatattattacgaGCGGAAAAtaactaagtaggtacatagttACTTTAAGAACACACCGTTTGAAATGCACTTAGTGCATCGTGCATTATTTTTAACGCTTGCAAAATATTAGTTGGTAGTGTTAAATTGTGAAAGTACTAtcaaagataaacaaaaaacaatcgTCTTTCGTCTACCTAACAGATAATAGAAATAATGTGGTAATTTACATGCGTAAACGCATCAATTTGTTCGGCGGCGCGACTCATTGTTACAAATATGGAACAGTGGGTAGGTGGGGCGGTCATCATTAATGAattgaacatatatatatttctttaaaaatatataagtaggcGTCTCAAAAATTATGAACATCGACTAACGTATGCGTGCATAAGTGtcgttatattatattatcgtGTGATGTGACatgacaaaatatatttgactataagaattgaaaatattaaacttatcCTGTATAAAAAATGGATCGGGCCATTTTAAGCTTTGCTTCAGCTTGGCTGATATTTTCGGTTAAAGCtacgtattttattcttaaattgtTTCGTAAATTCGCCAAAAATAAgagcttaaaataataactttttaaaaaatagagaCCGTGAAAATTACCAACTAATTTCGCGTCCAATTGGTCCTCAGTCCCATCCAATTTCCAAGATCTAGAAGCTAGGTACGTGCTAACAAACTTGATAAAGGAAATTACTATTTGAAATAAGGCTATTTGCATTCCGCGGCCGATCTAGCCGCCGTTTGCTCATTGTGCAGTCACATTAGACTGATCCAGCCGGCCTgatatgaattttaaaaatattagttacaTATTCTTATAGCTGACGCCTCGCCTGTTTGAATTATGAACACTTTAAAAGCGGTAAAAGGCTTTGTCTCTACttttctttctctctctctgtcccacgttttaaaaatataccaagtaaaatgtttttcgttttttttaattataataacttttaaaaaggtaatttttaattcaattatgtaaaggtataattttttatcataaattataAGCTTAATCTGTAAATTTTATCACTTCTGTTGCCTATTTACGCAAAAAGGTTgttattcagtaaaaaaaaacaaacaagtacTTATTAAAGAACTATACTTAACtcatattaatttcaaaatcatcagttcaaaagaaaaatgcgCCTGCGCCTACTTCAGAACAGATCTGAGGgatcaatttcaaaataattaaaaaagatttaaacaaAACCTACTCCGAGATAACAgccacatattttttttttatcttaatgaTTAATTTTGCGGGAAGTTATTGTTATCGCGTTTTTTGCCGACAAAAAGCAGTCTGGTCACGTAGTGGCCTTGAGACGAGCCCACCAGCCATagttgttttgttatgttcaGCCACGTAACACATAGCACAGGTGTACACACAGAAGGTTCACTTTGATCATGCAAAAGAAACTATCTGATGAAACTTTTGAaagataaaagtaataaaatgtgaatgaaatctctttaatttctataatagtttggtaaattataaaaaaaaaccaatatttttatgctCTTGCGTTCTCTTGTTGACTACTGGCAGCGTACAGCTTAACTATTGGGCGTAGGAATCTGAACtttggtatgtatgttcttatgGAAAAGTAGATTTTCCGAAATTCACTTCTTTTGTTAGTGACTGAAAGACTTATATTATATCAGAAACGTTCAGCTTGTTGTTGAAgactgttattttttgtagttttttttttaaatgcctttctgtacttaattttgttctGACCACATAGG
Proteins encoded in this window:
- the LOC132902526 gene encoding uncharacterized protein LOC132902526, producing MFACASCKLKHTDGPVCSACRLQYDFGCAGISENGYRKLGERKNVWRCPTCKSGSSPSLTSTSPMPTQLDRIQEQLNQIAFQLVPLKTLIEDVKIIKTEVSDLKVSVEMAHDTMENLTKTVADLDARVSHVERIADLVPALQDEIIKLNQDIEDRDQWARANNVEIRGIPLKKNENLYEFAQRIGELCDYPVRREDINYIARIPTRIAGAEKSIVIAFNNRYIKENLVASARKCKQLTLSNLGFAASGPVYVNDHLTLKNKTLLNKARTLAREKDFRYIWVKHSKIMARKSDTSPIFLIKNEKDLTKII